The sequence ataagttttttgATTATCGACTATTCCTATCTGCAAACctaataaacctgattaatttatgtgaaatgtacatttttatactaatcactccGGAAACCTAACTCGGAAGTCGgaactgactaaaaagcaagatgctTTATAGTATATTGCGACCTATCATTTgtatcttagatggttcttagatttcatttgaatcttagatcggtacaGTCAACTacgagcaaaatgagttacattattttaatttcgtttcacatatcatcctgtagttccggaagcaGAAGGtggatcgaaatgaaattcatgaggagagtatacgacttttcatataaatctgaagTGTTGAGAACGGttgagctatctccgagaaagttgagtgaaattatttgtcactcacgcatttactgatctcggcgaactgattcgaatgatattTGGGTGTTATGTTGTTTCAGCATTTGTTGCTGTaagaagtttaaatcaatataattttgaaattgtttccAACTCGAAAATGTTGCCATCAtgtgtttacatatgtcatattcgaacgactatgttgccaaaagtgaaccgtgctaaaatcgagaCCGAGGTAAaatgatgctgtacacagtattgAGAAACAATTGCATGTAACAGTATCAAAAATCGTGTTtctcgttgctcccaagcattgctttatcTTATCATACAGCGCATACaattcctactactggaatagggggaaaagttggAAAGCTACTACCGTGTAAAATCTAAGtcttaaaacatattttgttaacaatgacaattgtgacagatattgtcagaaaactaaaaaattgagtttgagcgaattctatacctatttttatatttataagaaAAGGTAAAAGCCACAATTTTGTGActtattttgtattttaataCTACACATTAAAAGTAGAGCCTAATTTTTCTACAGTTAATGAGGTGTTCCTTCTTAAAATCATCACAATTGCTCCGAGTTCTACTGACTTATTCAGCTTCATCTTTAAATTGTGTATAGTTAAATATTTATAGCTATCTAACCTTAGCGGCATATACATTAGATCGGACTCTATTCATCCTATGAAGAATTATCTATACaacaaaaaaatagttgattcaaacCAATTTACAGTGAGTTCAACTCGAAATTTGTTTGTTGCAATTAAAATGCCGTAGATTCAAAGCAGAACGCGGTTGTTTTGAACCACAGCTCGATTGCTTTAAACAAATGTTGGTTGTTGAAAATAAACGCTTGATAAATCaaactacacgcagagaaaaatattgtaaatgtaaCTAAATCTGGGATTCACGTAACGATTTGTTTTGCTGAaatgacaaaagaaaaattgatttaatatagcaaatattgttgcttgaaacaacaaaattaggtatttgattttgctcagtgaattagtttgtttctataaatattttgttaataccaacaaatattttacttgtgcgttcctgacaatttcttgacaaacaatttcatagtaaattcaacttgcaaaatcagtttaaaatgaactaattttggataaaggtaatatttatagtgttttgaatttataaacttggcagttgaaataaatgataagatatcaacttgaaatgattagtatttcaacttacgcttttgtttgtaaaaattattaattttgttttgtttttacgagtaaaatgatttctttcgaaataatttgaaggcttgtttttggtacatttttcttcaatttatatATTTGTAAGGAATACCAATTACATTTATATTCCATACATTTATAATATTTGTCTACATACCACAATCAATCCAatattactttttatagtatccaACGATTCGGCACCCTTTCCCGGTGCCCTTCCGGTGAAAACAGAGataacctgcatcaaatatatGTTGTAAAGAAAACGTGTTATTGCAGTTTATAATATTATTAACTATCAATACTTACGCTTGGATTTATGAAAAGCCCGATGAACAATATAtaagcagataaaattttacttttgaaacGCGTAAAAAACTTGTCTGTTCATTCATGATTGAGAAAACagctctggtttataagaaataggACTGATACGGTTCTTTTGAACAATAAActttgttgtatcattacacaaataagacaacagataaaatgaataaattttgttcttAACATAAATATAAAGCCgaattgaatcaacatagatattgcgaataaaatcaactctgcttttgttgatacgcaatatattgatgaattatttcaacaataaaatcagctggaacaattttttttatttgacaagaccaaaatatttattcacattcAACAGAGTtctttgttgatgttgaagggagaaaatggtttaaaacaatattctagttcgaaattaacatgaatcagatttaaaaatctactaaccgATTTGTTATTCTAAAcaagctccatttctctgcgtgtagaatTGTTATTGGCACTTATAATTATTAACGTTGTTATTGCACCTCGGTTTCAACCATTAATGGTTATTCGCCGGGGGGATATTATTGTCACTATATTTACAACATAAATCATTGTAATTGCCCAGAATTTATTTATATCGGTATTTTTTGCGTATACACAAAGCccactgaataaaaaatatatagatATTTGCCGTTTTATCCTGAATTTGAATTGCaaatcactcaaattcaaatttaaaccaAAATAGTGGAATGAACTGTTACCTGGTTGCACAGAGCACACTACGCGACAACATTTCCACTTTTACGCGTCGAGATGAACTGTTGCGGTAGTCGAATCCACAGAAACACGAGAAATCCACAATCACACAATCACATTCACTTTAAGTAGTcacaagaaaaaaacaaaaatgaccttGTTTGCGAAAAATTCAAAAGATGATATACACAGAACAAGTAACCGGACTTTGGCGAACCAATAATACGATAATTTTTCACTTTCTTACGCCTTTATCTGTTTTCAAATATTACGATTTAGGAACCGTCCACGATGCTTTTCGACTGTCGACAGTGAAGTTTTGATACTTAGCGCGATTACATTTTCGGCTGCTGGGTAGCTTCTGACGTTTGGCACTGATAACAGTACAGTGATAGAAGCAATATTGAATGTGCGTAGAAGACATACCTCCTGCGAATACTTTGCGTTGCCTGTATTTATGATGCCGGAATATATACGACCTGGTGTTTGAGAGACGTAAAACAATAGATATAGAACTGTAGATTGAGACAGTCactgcagttttttttaattaggcGTCACATATTTGATGAAGATTTATCAATTGCAGAGAgtattattgaatttattttgattcaAGCTGCTTTTATATCATAACATCAGTTCTTAAGCTGACAGAAACAGTTGCAGTAATGAAATTGACAGTCTCAATCTAGTGTTGTATTTCTACTACACAAACAGGCAAGTAAAGGTGAGTGGTACACTGCGTCGTTTGTGAAAGTAGAGTGGCTAAATCGAAGACCCATGTATTAATATATTTCCGAGAAGCATATTTGTATCAGTGTGTGTTTATTCAGCGGAAACGACACACTCTAAGAATTCCTACAGCGCTCGTTGCTCAGCTAACATTTTCTTGTTGTAGTTGAAAACTGGAAAATACTTCCAGCGACAATCATTATTATCACGTTTTTATGTGAAATGTATGATGTCGCAAGTACCGCGTTATGGATTGGCCAATGGACGTGATAAAAACGATTACCGCTGGTTGCGTTTTTCAGACCTCAACTGCAGCGACAATAGTATGGACCACAGTCGCAAGTTTTATTCCGAGCGATTTAAATATGACCGATAAACCTTCCGTGAACattagctgcccttacacgagacaatattattgtcaatacaaggagtattgacaatacttttgatcgtataGTGGATTGATATTCAttggattgatgaaaatattgtcaaaaaatcaaaactgctcatcaatcctacaatactttctctctagagaggaaacagttaaatatgtacaatgacattttctctcaatgtttcgatattcagttgcaatatgtagaactccaaacgcttgattttttcgaaaaacgcgGACTCAATTTACCAaaccaattggattgacggtattgacaatactttggattgacaataatattgtcacgtgtaagggccgctattcacTCTGAAGAGAAAATTTGGATGATACGTGGCTCATCGAGAGTTAAACGCTATTCGCACTATTCCAATGCACAAAGTTTTCTGATAAATATTTCGATTGGTCTAAATAGAGTATTTTTCTACGGAAATAAAATTGCGGCAGAGAGGTAAAATACAATCTAAAATATAACGTAATTTTACAACATTTAAGAAGCACGTTTTCCACAAActggaatatgaaattataataGTAAAGCGTCACTTAGTCTCACTCCCTCTCATGCCATAACAAGTATTGCtgttgaaaaaacctgttttaatccacctagtggtgtaatgatgcatatcaatcatactatcatataaaatactgtggtactcttcaaaataattttcttcgattcttaaaagaataaccgaaatcggtttatttgaccgtctactgataaaaacaatcaatttgaaaagatttgaggtcgatttagaaaactttttaaggtttttccccattttcagtgatggtatataatttttaacccactttaccctatatttccggatccggaagtcggatccgcatgaaattcaggaattacgtatgggaccacaggacctttcatttgaacctaagtttatgaaaatcggtcgcgccatctatgagaaaagttagaacacatattttcttttttttgcacattttaccccataactccggaactggaagtcggatccaaataatattcaggaatttttatgggacctcaagacctttaatttgaatctaagtttgtgaaaatcggttcagccatctctgagaaaagttagtgcacttattttcacaattttttgcacatgttaccccataattccggaaccggaattcggatccaaataatattcaggaattttgtatgggaccacaagacctttcatttgaatctaagtttgtgaaaatcggttcagtcatctccgagaaaagttagtgcaaaaaaacgttacatacacacatacacacacacatatacacacacagacattttgcgtactcgacgaactgagtcgaatggtatatgaaactcagcccaccgagcctcggttcaaaagtcggttttcacagtgattgagtaacctttctatatgagaaaggcaaaaaaatctcTGGAAATTGAGACCGGATGTCGGTTCAGATATTTTTATGAAAGTTCAAAACTTTCAATCTAGGTTTGTCAAAATCTGTCCAGCAATCTCCTTGAAAATGAAATGCAgatttttgtcacatacacgtACACATATAAATTTTCTGATCGCGACATACTGAggtgaatggtatatggcacttggtcgttccgccgtttttttttcaaaattaaaagctttattgcgaaaaagtgcttacagatgtattattcaaagtattgtccgtcgctagcgacaactttctcccatctttccggcaattttcggattgcggctcgaaaaaaggggtCCTCTTTTGaggctatccatgaagcaatccattttccaactcttcgaaggattgaaaatgttgatctgccagaccGTGTGCcatcggaataggtggaagtcagaaggggtgacatctggagaatacagcgggtggggcaagacttcccatttcagcgtttccaggtacttttttaccacttttgcgacgtgaggccgagcattgtcgtgttggaggatgactttgccatgtcgctcttgataatgtggccgcttttcttcaagcgcgcgactaaggcgcatcagttgcgttcggtagcgatctcctgtgatggtttcacccggttttaagagctcgtagtaaatcacatcttcatctttgaaggtttttttctcttccaccaccatgtttgtcttcgacatcataatcaccatttttaaaaagttgaaaccactcccgacacgttctcttactcagagcagcatcaccgtaagtttctgagagcattcgatgcgcttcagctatattttttcgaattgtaacagaaaagtaaaacttcccgcaaatggcgagaattgggcacataaacagacattttcgagcgtgaataatacgaaaacaagaacaactgtcactgaaacggcgatgacaattcgttaagcactgtacacactcactttaaaggcattatcatctaggtatgtattttgaccagcctgaAGCGGTATAggcacctatcggaaaacggcggaagcaaagttgtacacctgatatgttaTGGAAATTATTGAATTCTTCAGATGTTATGAATAACAGTTTAGACAAATTTCGTATGTTCGACAATCTGTGATATTAGTTCGAGAGAAACTGTAAATACAACTCTTTGAGTCACGAAAAATTAATTACTAAGCTTTCTGAATAACCAAAGCCATGTTTCGATAATAGTTATTAGAGCGTATTGTGATTCTGGTTGTGAAACTTATGAGAAATAAACACTTAGGCAGTTACATCagcttaaaaaaataaatatgaatcattagaATTGTTCGATTGATAATGACCAATCAATATAATTGAGCGTTTTTATATTTGTATGTTAAAATCGACATTTGTATGTTAAAATCGACATTTTCATAGTGAAACATATATTCGTAatcctttacgtttcgtctgatgacgtaaagttaacgctatttgcAAATTTGACGTAACTTTACGAAGTTAAGTTGGGACTTCTACACTGATACAGTGAGGAtgaatgcaaatagcattcgaaGTACTAgtatctgtctgtctgtctcatagtagaattaaaaggaactttcattttttttttcaaaaataagtttagtttcattccactaaccgcttAAATCCCAAACATTTGCTTTCATCAGTTTATATGCATTTGTCTAACATTTACGTTGCAAGTTTCAAACCATCTGAATGTTTagtgtaaaacatttaaaataaatttgctGTTTGgtagatgaaattcaagagtAATTTTTACAGACTTCAATACTGATTCCttcaaatcagatttgaagtgatTTACACTTAAAATTAAAGTGTCGTGTCCTGACttaaatatgacgaatttcgcaGCTGACAGAATTttatcagatttgaatgaaacttcctggacatgtagactttgtgcTAAAACATCACGaggctgtcttttgaaaaaagcCAAACTTGAATAGTTGACGACAAATGACAAAGCCTATAAAAAGTATtatactagtgattttcacataatcagtcaaattttccaataaaaattactgaaaaaaaaaattatgtgtgaaacgaaattaaaacaatgcatctcatttttctcgtagatagctgaaccgatctaagattcaaattaatctaagaaccatctaagattcaaatgaaaagtcttaagattctataaaacatcttgctttttagtcagatccaacttccggtttacgggatacagggtgatcagTATAAAaaggtccatttcacataaattaatcaggttcatcgggttggcagatttggatagtggaTTACTAAATAAATTTAGTTCAAGCGGTATTCAGTGCTCGATTCGGGAGGtactcaaaaatttaattcgcactacaatttctcaaagatgtctacacacttaggtgaatttaactgatttcgactACTCCGATTTTTgaactccggttccagtatcgaatcgtttctcaaagctcaatcattttttcaaaaaggccaaatcgaacttcaaaaacgaaaaattcaaattaaaggacttatggtcccatacaaaattggtgaattttatccaattctggaattacaggatgatgagtttttaaaatttatacagatatagaagatgtaaattgtttggcgtattaatttatggccatacgaatcatttttggttatgctagttcctgaataccgcctCTGGGAGTACCTTAAATAAtagcgaaaaactctaaagtggaacttacttcaacatctcatggaatgttcaatcgattgtcacacgcttagAATCAATCAAATTTGATCCGATTTACGATTGAAATcttaaattgccgcttaaaacgacggtcattaaaataatgtcatgagaactaaaacaccgaagaatatccatgcaaaaaacacatgcggattgataaaaaaaaaggtatcatctcactgctaggtggattaattgcgttttttttttgtaaattgactttgaactttgaaaacTGTATCACAAAAAGACACTTTATTttcccaaaattgatctagactatcTTTTGAGAATTACTAGacatttttaccaattttttgcAAATAATAATAGTAGAAAAATGATAAAtcctaaaaacattttttgtgcaGTTGAAGTTCTACTAAGcgaattttacactgaaaaaaatcaatcttaataattataattataataatagtcAAATTACAAATCACAATTTGactgaaattttgtcccaataTCGATCCCTGTCAACCTTCCATATACTTTAAGATTTgagtttgaatttttattttaacttGAATCAGGCCCGTGCGTTTGGGGACACAACACCCCACACcccacaccccccccccccccccctcgccAATGGAAAATTTTCCAACATTAAGTATCATGAACAATAGAATACTTATTAAATTGACAATTCATAATTCGTTCTcagattttgtttttatattgtgGTTGAcgtatttttctttcaaatttttgcgccTTCCCCACCTTTTGAACGctcgccaaaaaaaaaaacccaaatgTTTCGCAATTAGCGTTAActctacgtctgcttagcggttcaaattgaactgtttatgtttttgcagtaagcagtacaatttgaactgctctgcactgacgagtcgaagttgaaacgtaaagaataatgAAATCGGTTACATTTTCTGTTATCCTTCGTCTATTTCTATTCGTTATTTCGTCTCCGtaatcgttcatatttcttaacCAAGTTACTAAAATgtttaaactaatttactatTATGTGAAATGTGTTATACTTTATCACTTTTGAATATTagttattactggaatagtaaggAAATCGTATCACAACATTTGGAAGAGAATTTAAAGTTTACTTGGTTGCTATTTATTTGCAGTAACCTAATCGTTCCCTTTATAAAAATGCTTTTTGGATCAAAATTTGATTTGTCTACAAACGAAAACTCATCGGTCAAGCAAGCACTTGATCATGTAAATATCAAACGTAAACAGATTCATCGACTGACTACAACTACACTGTATCACAGGAGGGTGGTGCCAATCGCACCTCTTTTTGTCAATGATTCCAATTTTTAGAATGAGATACTTGTTCTTACTAGTAAAGCTCACTCGTTGGCTTCATCTTTTTATTCTATTAAATGTTCTTATCTTTTATTGTACTTGGTCTACATAATTTAGAACCATTACAGTCAACGATAGTAACCCTGACATTCCACCATGCAAAATAATTCATGAGACACGTCACGATCCTCAATCAGAGAGATCACTAAAATGTTGTCTCCCAGTTGGCAAGCATTCGTTGAGAGGTTACTGAAAAGACACGGTTGGTATGTCATACATTGCACACAGTAGACTATGTCTAAACCGCGACGATCGCGACATTTGCTgggatttatttttgttctcgCGCTCTGCTCAGTACTACTCACGGGCTTGTAATATCCGCGCAAGATTAGTTGAAAAATTATAAAGTTAACTAAGGAATTAATATTTCTTTCGATTGCTTCGACACATAATGGGTATCGAACAGTTGGCCTACAGCGTGGGCTTTATCGCGTTAACCAGTGCGATCGCGTCAATTGCGCGTGGTTTGAACAACAAATTGTCCAAGGATGGACTAGTGAAAGAGCTAATATTCGAGGCGATAGCCGCGGCTGAACTTTGCGGATGTTGTTTCGAGCTAATCATCGGTAATAGGCAGGAACTTTGGTACTGTATAACCGAATAGTGCTCTAAACATGTCGTTTCTACTATTCCAGTGGCAGATAATTTCGGTGTTGCAACGTACGCGGTGTTCCTTTTCACACTGACGATCTGGTGGGGTTTGCAGTGGGGCAATGCAACGGCCTGTCCGTATACGTATTTGGAACAGGTAGTGCAAGGTCAGTGAAGTTGAATTATTGTGATCAAACTTTGCAACAaagttgaaatgaatttttgccATTCGAGGTAAATTTAAACATACCTATAGTCGACGGAGAGCGTATGCATATATGAGACGAAGAGATTCTGCCGTTTTCTCTCTTAAGCGACGACCAACGATCGGCAGTAAagcatatttttaatttcattgtttttttctgtttcggaAAAACTGCTTCTTGTTCTGGTTTGTGAACTAACTCTATCTAAAGCTCATTCTATTTCCCAAATAATTATTTCTGATATCAGAAGCGCTGGTTGTGAGAAGTATTTCATAGACAAGAGGTTTTCTTCTATTGCGATTGTTATGCCAAATGTACAATTTTTTGAGGCagatattcaaaacaaattatACATGACTTAACTAGAAAAGAACCATCATTTTAGATACCTTTATTAAACGGATTTGGGATCATTAaatgttttaaattaaaaaaacttcCGAGAAATTTGACGTATTGCAATAGGTACAACTTTTCAATGACGTCTTTGAATCAAACACAAACAAATACTAATATTTTCAGGAACTGGTCCAATCCAATAATATCACTAGTGGAATGGGTAGAACGctgttcataaaccacgtagacttACAGAACGGTTGATGGAAGGGGGATGGTTTGGTTCAAAGGATTTACACATTAAAATTTAATGCAAGGGGAGTGTATTCGAACAAAGTCTAAGTAATCTCATAATTATTGTTATGATTTAAAAAGAGATTCTTTTCGAAATCTAAGTGCTCTCggctactgtcgtgaaatgagactatagcagtagaaaaaaaaatttaacccttgaattctactataagtatatcacgtcactaaagactgtaccagaaagtatggacgcactttgatttcgctgtaaataattcacaagtgttagatattcaaattttattcgatatactgataatattagactacaacaacagaatattattctcaacatttgctacttagccattgtagactagctggcgcaccttctagcgaacgttccttattaaattctgtacagacttctcggcgacaagttttgacacttttttccaatctttttcgaactgttgaattgtTCCGGCTGCCGAGATATGTTTCTTAagttgtgccttcgttaatgtccaaatttcctcaattggtcgaagttgtgggcaatttggtggattcatgtcatttgtgacgaaagtgatatttttggtagtatgcGATTCTAACatggatttcgagtagtggcaagaagcaagatctcagaagacaacaggatccttgtggcttcgaatcatgggtagaagtcgtttttgtaaacattccttgatgtatatttcgctattcattgaagcagtggcgatGGAGGGTTTcgcaatcttaccgcagctacaaccccgttttcggtttatcctcaaaggtgttatcctcctcaaacttcctgattgcatttcgcacggctttttcactcactcctttcatttttgctatctttcttagtgacagtccgcgttctgtgcaccatttgtacacaatttttcgatgttgttctgttgaaagtccacgcatttcgaaacaaactaatgaaaacgaataaacaacagcacaagtggttagataagagtgtaaacaacaggatgcagccataaaaattgacagattctgaaccattgacagattctgaaaattgacagattctgactcATCGCTGTGGTTCACTTTTAGAACATCAAGTACCGTAATTAATTCCACTGCTTGTAGGATATTTTCGAATTCTGGTTTGTTGGAATCATTTCCATCCTAATCCAGTGGTTCATGGGTGAGTTCATGTCTCTGGAGATTCACGGTATATTTAAATCTGCAATGGCATATTCTGCACTCGTACGGCTTTCCTTGTTGGTTAACTAAACTGTTGGTTGGTAAATCTAAACTGTTTAGGCATTGATGACATTCTTAGTGATcattaatggcgttttcgtttttaatttgcactgttTTTTGTTTCCGATAATATATTGAACGAATCCTTGTTTTGATAGGTGAGGTCAGCTTTAAGGAAGCTGCTCTGAAAACTTGGGCCCAGCTCATGGGCGGATGCTGCGTGTTCCGTTATGTTCAACTGTACTGGTGGTTGGAGTTAGCTGAAACTCACGAGGGCAGAGCATTTGAAGATTGTTCAGCAGATTTGAAGGCATGTATATAACGTTAATCATCGCTTGAACTAAATAGTATTATTTTTCTAGGTAAACCTGTATTGGGGCGCAATCATCGAAGGATTCGCCACCCTATGTTGTCGACTTGCTTCGAAAGTGATTTCCGAAAAAGATGCTAAATTTGGTGCCTTCATTGATTCGTTTGTTGGCACTAGCCTAGTTGTTGCCGGTAGTTGACTAGATACGAGTTATATAGCAGAAAGTTATCcttcgattgttttttttttttgcagctttCAACTACTCTGGAGGATACTTCAATCCTGTTTTGGCTACTGCCTTGAAGTGGGGTTGTGCAGGTAACTCAGCACTGGAACATATCGTCGTATACTGGATAGGATCATGCGTTGGTGCTGTGCTGTCAGTTCCACTGTTTAAGACTTCTACCTTCCGTAATTTGTTCTTGGCCGATAAGATCAAATCCGAATAATATATCTTAAGGAGCTTACCAACGAGCTTGGTTACGGCTTGGCTTTTCTCTAGACAAGATTTTATCACTACGATTCTAGTCACTACTGTCGAATGTTGAACCGAGAATGAACTTATTCCTTGTTGGTTCATTCAACCAATTTCAAGTTATCACGATGTGAAATTCCGTCCCTAGATTGTATTCATCATTTAATATATCATCCATGGATGCAGCACCGATATTCTTGCACTAAGTAGTACAATGTCACATTCCAGTAACTAATTTTCCAAGAATTTATGTATGATATTTTAACGCAAAACAGCAAAATGTTGGCTTtgtttgcactcgtttggtgcaaatttcAAACTTCGAAAAGTTCTCAAAGTAACCAAAttattctacatttgcactaaactgatggtttttacctccgatttgcaaataagtaatctttatagttctttagaaaacatttagagccattagaagggtagCAGGATAccacaatcgctcttgtttgaagcgaaactggctctgcgaacgtctCACAGCAGAACTGCTCACAGTGCCGATTGGttcaatactgaagcaatttttgTAAAGAGCTTTC comes from Malaya genurostris strain Urasoe2022 chromosome 3, Malgen_1.1, whole genome shotgun sequence and encodes:
- the LOC131438165 gene encoding aquaporin-11, coding for MGIEQLAYSVGFIALTSAIASIARGLNNKLSKDGLVKELIFEAIAAAELCGCCFELIIVADNFGVATYAVFLFTLTIWWGLQWGNATACPYTYLEQVVQGEVSFKEAALKTWAQLMGGCCVFRYVQLYWWLELAETHEGRAFEDCSADLKVNLYWGAIIEGFATLCCRLASKVISEKDAKFGAFIDSFVGTSLVVAAFNYSGGYFNPVLATALKWGCAGNSALEHIVVYWIGSCVGAVLSVPLFKTSTFRNLFLADKIKSE